The proteins below are encoded in one region of Drosophila santomea strain STO CAGO 1482 chromosome 3R, Prin_Dsan_1.1, whole genome shotgun sequence:
- the LOC120453529 gene encoding NADH-quinone oxidoreductase subunit D, producing MSGGMQGMRKLADKLFTPNEIRRFQAYKNRFSEKYLTIEGLKSTFKRPDLGKLFNRRVFSSSKAGCHEEPKAKECDPSWDELYPPGPPYKPYNTHFWYPDPEYLNKQQYIVWYPEGDEWKKRPNFTGKKIPPVDRTFRTKLINFGPAHPAAHGVLRMILELDNETVLNADPHIGLLHRGTEKLIEYKTYTQALPYFDRLDYVSCMANELAYCLAVEKLLNVEVPPRAKYIRTMFSEIMRLTNHTMAIGSSVLDCGAITPLFWLFEEREKLYEFSERASGARLHAAYIRPGGVASDIPLGFMHDLYQFINQFNHRLDEVEDVVTDNRIWRMRNIGIGVISAHDALNYGCTGPVLRATGVKWDLRKQQPYDAYDEMDFDVVVGSNGDCYDRYLVRMREMRESVNIIKQCIDRMPPGEIKVDDLKICPPQRSRMKEGMEDLIHHFKHFSQGFRVPPGQTYCAVESPKGEFGAFLISDGSSRPYRCKIRPASYAHLALMAKMAPAHLLADVVAIIGSLDIVFGEIDR from the exons ATGTCTGGCGGAATGCAAGGAATGCGCAAGTTGGCCGACAAGCTCTTCACGCCCAACGAAATTCGACGTTTCCAGGCGTACAAGAATCGTTTCAGTGAGAAGTATCTGACCATTGAGGGCTTGAAGTCCACCTTCAAGAGACCGGATTTGGGAAAACTATTCAATCGCCGCGTCTTCTCATCGAGCAAAGCTG GTTGCCACGAGGAGCCGAAAGCTAAGGAATGTGACCCCAGCTGGGATGAGCTGTATCCACCCGGACCGCCGTACAAGCCCTATAACACACACTTCTGGTATCCAGATCCCGAGTATCTGAATAAGCAGCAATACATTGTTTGGTATCCCGAGGGTGACGAGTGGAAGAAGCGTCCCAATTTTACGGGTAAAAAGATTCCACCCGTCGATCGCACCTTTCGCACCAAGCTCATCAACTTTGGACCCGCTCATCCGGCGGCACACGGAGTACTCCGCATGATCCTCGAGCTGGACAATGAAACGGTACTCAATGCCGATCCCCACATTGGACTGCTGCATCGCGGCACCGAGAAACTGATCGAGTACAAGACGTATACGCAGGCATTGCCCTATTTCGATCGTCTGGACTACGTTTCCTGCATGGCCAATGAGTTGGCCTACTGTCTGGCGGTGGAGAAGTTGCTGAATGTGGAGGTTCCACCCAGGGCCAAGTACATACGCACCATGTTCTCGGAGATAATGCGACTCACCAATCACACGATGGCCATAGGCTCGTCGGTGCTCGATTGTGGTGCCATAACGCCACTCTTTTGGTTGTTCGAGGAACGTGAAAAGTTGTATGAGTTTTCGGAACGAGCTTCGGGCGCTCGTCTCCATGCCGCCTACATTCGAccggggggcgtggccagtgATATACCACTGGGCTTTATGCACGATCTGTACCAGTTTATCAATCAGTTCAACCATCGCTTGGACGAGGTGGAGGACGTCGTGACCGACAATCGCATctggcgtatgcgtaatattgGCATTGGCGTCATATCCGCACACGATGCCCTGAATTATGGATGCACTGGACCCGTTCTGCGGGCCACTGGCGTCAAGTGGGACTTGCGCAAGCAACAGCCATACGATGCCTATGATGAGATGGATTTCGATGTGGTGGTGGGTTCGAATGGTGACTGCTATGATCGCTACTTGGTGCGCATGCGTGAGATGCGCGAGTCGGTGAATATCATCAAGCAGTGCATCGATCGCATGCCACCGGGTGAGATCAAGGTGGATGATCTGAAGATCTGTCCACCGCAGCGGAGCAGAATGAAGGAGGGCATGGAGGATCTCATCCATCACTTCAAGCACTTCTCGCAGGGATTCCGTGTGCCACCGGGCCAAACGTACTGTGCCGTTGAATCGCCCAAAGGCGAATTTGGAGCATTCCTCATCTCCGACGGCTCATCGCGTCCCTATCGCTGCAAGATTCGTCCAGCTTCCTATGCTCATCTGGCGCTCATGGCCAAAATGGCACCCGCCCATCTTTTGGCCGATGTTGTGGCCATTATTGGATCGCTGGACATCGTTTTTGGCGAAATAGACCGTTAG